In the genome of Mastomys coucha isolate ucsf_1 unplaced genomic scaffold, UCSF_Mcou_1 pScaffold21, whole genome shotgun sequence, the window GCTGGCAGGGTGGAGTGTAAAGATGGATGCACTTAAAGCCACATGCTCTATAGGTTTTAATCTGAAGAATTAGATCCCAAATTCTTATGTATTGCAACAGGAGTGCAGTTTGGTTACCACCACTCACATCAGGTTCTCAGAGCTATGTGTAACTCCGGCTCCAAGAAATCCAACACCTCTGTCCTCTGCTAGCACAAGGctcatacatacccacacatagacatgTAATTACAAGTTAAAATCAGCCTTTGTTTTAACAGTGGATGTATTTTGAGGAAGGAAacctaaggttgacctctggcatccacatcaacatgcacacacattcttgACATTTATGACATACCACAtgccatatatacacaaacaaatctTTCAAATTTACCAGACAGAGTTGTTGAGGGTAGTGTTGAGTGCTTCAGCCCCAGTTGACTGGTATCTGTGCCTATCCTTTTACTGCTATCCCCACTGGCTTTAATGTTGTTTCTTTCAGGGTAAATGAATCTTTGTATTTGTGTACAAGACTGGGGTGAGGGGATTCTTGGTCCTATTGATTCTGTCATGAATTTAATAGTGCCTTGACAATTTCTCTTTGGGAAATGATCAGCTAGGCTCTTGATATTGACTGCATTAATTTGCGTCTGTGCTTGGGTACATTGCTGTTACTAATAAGATTGAATCTTGAAAAGACAGTAAAGCAGTCAAAGAAATGTTTCCTACACTACAATCAAAGTTCAATCCTAGAACCTGTCAAAATATTCTGGTGGGAGTGGCATGTGGctagaaaaccacaaccaagaaggcagagccaggtggatcccTGGTGCTTGATGGCTAGCCCAGTCAACCATGATGAGATCCAAGTTTAAAGAGACTCTCCAAAACTAAGATTGGagaccagagagatagctcagagagtAAGATCACTTGGTCACTTTTCTGGAGAATCCAGGTTCAGTTTTCAGCTTTCACTTGCCAACTCATatctgtaagtctagttccaggggatctgcccTCTTGTGGTCTCAGCAGGCACAGCCTACACAGTGTACAgggacatacatacaggcaaatcaTTCTTAAAGGAAGATAAAGATACCTTTAAGCATTAAGATtgagagtgactgagaaagacatgAAATGTCAGCCTCTGgtccatgcatgtgcacacaaatgtacacaagGACCTGCCTACTCGCATGTACACACAGAGCCTTGACAACCACACTTCTACAAAGAAGTGATTCCAAATGCTGACACTTCCTCAGGAGCCTCTACCCAATCTCTGATGCAATTTTTAAGTGTCTTGATCTTGCACAGGTAGGTGCAGCTGCTTGCTTTCATGTGGCCACAGCCGTATCATGTACAGAGGACAGCAGTTCACAGCTCTCCTCCCTATCCTCTGCTCCCTAAGAATAGGGGTAGTTCATACAGATGGTATCTCTGCtttaaacagaaagcaaaatcatgttggttgggtttttttcctccctttaccAGAAACCTTacaagcaggaagaggaagaagatgcaaTGACAAAAGCAGGTGAACAAGGTGACTAAAATTCTTATTCATGATCAATCTATAGGGAGCCTGGGTGCAAGCAACATATGGCATTCAGATAGGAATGTGGGGTCCGGGTTTCACTAGTGTCTCTGCCTGAACATTCCCTATGTGTCCTGGGGAAGAACATAACAGACAGAGCCATGTGGCTCAGTGCAATTTCTGTTGGGTCACAGCTTATGGAAATTTCAAATAACCCATAAATCCAGCAAACTGACAACACAAGCACAAGGGTGACTAGTTCTAAACACCTCTGACAGTAGTTAACCACACTGATCAAATTTAGAGATTTTATTGGGTTTCAAATTAGCATACAGTGtgaatttggttcttttttgttagtggttttattattatagattatatataaaatgagtttccctttgatattttcatacaGCTATCCCCACCTCTACTTTGATTTGTGGTCACCCAGTGTGTTTGACTGGGTTGCTTACAAGAGCCTGGAAGAAAGGTTATTTACAGAGGCATGGACACCTTACCAGTGGATACGCCACTGAAGAACGTCTCATTTccccagcaaccattaactgccgATAGATCCTCAGGCAGTGGCAGGACCTCATGtattccaggttggcctcaaactctttatgtagttgaggatgatcttgaacacTTAATCCTCCTGAGTgatagaattacaggtgtgtgtgggaACACATCTGGTTTGTATGGTGTACTGCTTTAACACCAAGGCAGTgactctatccactgagccacctccccagaccCACTGTGTCATAACTCATGTAGTTTCTTCTAATCTGTTGTCCTCTCCCACTTCCAgcctctgccctccaccccaTAACTTGCTTTCTGCTCTTATGTCACATGTATTGTCACCCTCTCTTTACTTCTCTCCCCTACTACTTAAGATatcttttccccttctccaaGGTCTCTTTCGACTTttatgtggggtgtgtatgtgtgtgtgtgtgtgtgtgtgtgtgtgtgtgtgtgtgtgtgtgtgttgataaaCAAAATCTAGGAGAAAacatgcagtatttgtctttctgagtctggcatATTTTGCCTAACAACAATTGCCAGTTCCATCCACTTTACTGAATAAAATAGAATTCCATTAGTACAGCCAGATGGTAGTGGCTCATGCCTCAATCCtggcacttaagaggcagaggcaggttgatctctgtgagtttaaggccagtctggtctacagagcaacttccaggacatccagagaaactttgtctcagaaaataaagcaaaagaagatattgtaaatatatcttttttttttgcattcctTGTGTTGCCTTGTAATATTCCattgttaatcccagcactcaagaggcaaaggaaagTGGATCTTTGTAAGTCCCAAGCCAGTCAAGTTTACATagtgaaaaataagtaaatatattacattgtagagctggggagatagcacaatggttagagcacttgctgctcttgtagaggtctGGGATGCGATTCACAGCACACATAGGGcatcttacaaccatctataactccagttcccagcaaTTTGAGGCTACCTCTGACCTTCTcagacaccaggcatacatatcatatacatacatacatacatacatacatacatacatggaaagCACTTCCTACAcctaaaaatttttaatttaaaaaataagcccTAATGCATTGCATGAGCAAGCTGCATTCTCTCTATTCTCCCACTGGTGGGATTTTTCCTTTGCTATTTCTTCTTTGTTAGTGGCTAAACCAGCTGTAAGCATATGGTGTCCACTGAGGCACTGATTAGAAGCATTGATGGGACTTGGatgagatatttacattgtatGCTTAGTAGAACTGAGGGTCTGACCAGCTCAGACAAGAGCTGCATCCTACTTTGCTTCCCACAAAGCCCGATGGGAGGCAATACTGGGAGTCATGACTCTAGGCCTGGAGGTCATGACCcttttgggggtcaaacaaccctttcacaggggtcacatgtcagatatcctaAGTATCAGGTGTTTATGACTTACAAGAGTAACAAAAGTATAGTTATGAATAGCAATAactggttgggggtcactacaacatgaggaactgtattaaagggtcacagcattggaaagatcgagaaccactgctctagactgcAGGTGGGGCCTGTACCCTGACAAACACATCATGTTAACCCTGAGTGAATTATACCATCATTATTCAGCCATGTTGAAAAACTGATATTTTGCAGTGCCCTCCTATGCTATTTTGAAGGAGTAggcttcaagacagggtttctgtcctggaaccagctctgtagaccaagctggcttcaaactcacagagatccacctgcctctgcctctgcctctgcctctgcctctgcctctgcctctgcctctgcctctgcctctgcctctgcctctgcctctgcctctgcctctgcctctgcctctgcctctgcctctctgcctctgcctctctgcctctgcctctgcctctgcctcctgagtgctagggttacagttGTATGCCACCTCTGCCTGACTGGAATCCAtactattaaatataaatattgatggCATTTTTGAGCCTTTCACTATGGTCCACGCACTGTGGTGCATATCATAGTATCATTGTCATGTCACTTGTTCAATAACTACCTCATTAAAGGAATTTCTTGCCGCAGGCTggcaatctgggcctccctcaacccacgggagaaacgggggtcctagtcaggtcgacaaggcataggcgaagaaatgatggcagagacgacacatgaagtacagaatctgaatgtatttcttaaaaatggcatcagacttttggagatggtaaatctggcagctcagcagttaaggtacatctgaagccatctaaaacatactgggtctaaagcagcagctatcttctctggactggtgctgcatcccccgggcccaagtactctgggcccaggggatgcagattgcatgaatctgagtcctaatccatctaagttctagtgctagtcttgcatgcgagtccaagtccttctccaaGTCCttctgcaccaagtgaaaagcaggcttatatggcatacagcaagcagggcagatgacaagagtcacatagatAGAGgtaggtgacacatcaaggtcggtgatcttactgaccaagatcactgtatccagttgtgaagcaggcagaagagcaatggtgcccctccctgctggggctaatttggtattcctatgctaattctctgggtcctgctggaggcaatgactaggaggttttaatctaacatTTCTAGCTAAcgtctttgggtggaagcccttcattactctctagtatgtaaaacatttctaactattatgaactgtctattgctctaaggaatgtgcttgacctctgttgctagctgtggtagggcagattccttgagagaaattacaagttatgggaagcttggtaataaaccaggataggttagaaacattgtgttggccaggaaacaatgcccaatcttagccatttatgaatcatttcttggggtacctttatgcctaattttgagggcatgttgacgattggaaagactgatctggaacacgtctgagttaggggataccagcgactgtctatccaggaggcacagaactccttttggaaccttattgcctcttatccttttttttttttttaatttttaaagatttatttatttattttacatatgtgaatacattgttgctgtcttcagacacaccagaagagggcatccgatcccattacagatggttgttagccaccatgcggttgctgggaactgaactcaggacctttggaagagcagtcagtgctcttaaccactgagccatctctccagcccacctcttatccttaatcaggattttatccccgatattttggatgtgactggagtagatgagtgtgcgtggcaatttCTATCTGTCATCATCGGGGTTTCTATTActacaacaaaacaccatgaccaaaatgtaagttggggaggaaaggatttatttcgcAGTCTGGAGCATGGGTGTAATAATTAAGTCTgtaggtgggggatgggggggtggCGAAGCCAGGAAGTCTTAGGTCCAACTACAGGCTGCGTTCTGACTCTCCATGCAAACCTAAATCTGTTAGCATGGCCAAGGTTCAATATAAAAATACTGCATTGTTCAATTCAGCAAATAGAGTTTAAGATCTTTGATGCATGAGGGACTGAGTTTGGGACCCCAGAGTAACAAAATGTTGGGTATGATGGCGGTGTGCTTATAGTCACAGCAATGGCTTATAATCACAGATGGGATGGAGAGAAAGGCAAGCCTCTATAGCTGACTATAGCTCACTGGCCAAAGGTAGCCCAGTCTACATGGATCTTATAGGAAATACGTGGCTCAGAAGAAGCTAGACTGAACTATGCATATAACTAAGTGGGTGGAGTATCTTCTAACATGCATAAAGCCATGGGGATCAGTCACCAGTGCAACATAAAACCAAgcacggtggtgcacacctgtaatcccaggagttAGGATAtacacaggaggatcagaagttcaaagccattgttgtctacatagcaaatttgaagCCATCTTGAGTTATGAGACTCTTCTCTCAAAACAGGTAATGAAGTAGCAAGAACATTGTATATAGCTATCTGACTTAAAACCAAAgtgagggggctggagaagtggctcagtggttaagagcactgactgctcttccaaaggtcctgagttcaaatcccagcaaacacatggtggctcaccatcatctataatgagatctgatgccctcttctggtttgtctgaaaacagcaacagtgtacttacatataataaataaataaatctttaaaaaaaaaaaaccaacaaggtGAGAGTGTGTGTTAACACATACTTATATGTATTCAGtacaacatattttgattttatagatatAGCAGTGATCAATTAAAGGCAATTAGCATATTAATCACCTTAAACTTCCACCATCTCTTTATTATAAATCCATTCAGATTTCCTCCCATATATTTTGAGATGTTTTAAGCCATTGTTATTTATACTCATGGTGCAGATATACATGtcagtttcattaaaaataagactttgttcacattttgtttttcttctgtcctCTTATCTGACCTCATATCATAGAGGTGACCTAAAAGACTACAAGGCCCACATGATAGCTAAATTCGACACAAGTGTGGATCTACACTATATCAGCCCAGAGATGAAAGTATTGTCTGATGCTTTTAAACCATACCAGAAAGCCTTCAGGCCTCACACCATTATCCTACATGGACAATCAGGAGTTGGGAAGTCAGCTTTGGCTACAATATTGTTCTGGGCTGGGCACAGGGTAAACTCTACCAAGACATGTCCTACATCTTCTTCTCTGTTAGAGAAATAAAGTGGACAGAGAAGAGCAGTTTGGCACAGTTGATTCCCAAGGACTACTGGGCTCCAGTGACAAAGATTGTGTCCCAACCAGAAAGACTCTTGTTTGTCACATTTGATTTGGATGATATGGACTCTATCTCCAACATGACGATATGACACTCTCCAGAGACTGGAATGATGAACAGCCCATATACATCCTGATGTACAGCCTCCTGAGAAAGGCCCTCCTACTCCAGTCCTTTCTCATCATTACCATCAGAAACACAGGCTTAGAAAAGCTCAAGTCGATGGTGGTGTCCCCCCTCTATATACTGGTTGAAGGACTGTCTGCATCAAGGAGGTCTCAGCTGGTCCTCAAGAACATCTCCGATGACTATCAGAGGATGACTATCAGAGGATGCCTTGATAGAAAACCAGCAGCTATTTGACCAATGCCAGGCCCTGTCTGTATGCTCATTGGTCTGTGAAGCTCTACAGCTGCAGAAGAAGCTGGGAAAGAATTGCACCCAACCCTACCAGACTCTCACCAGTTTGTATGCCACGTTGGTGTTCCACCAGCTCACCTTGAAAAGGCCTTCCCAGAGCGCACTCAGTCAGGAAGAGCAGATTACCCTAGTGGGTTTGTGCAGGATGGCGGCTGAGGGAGTGTGGGCCAAGAGGTCTGTGTTCTACGATGATGACCTGAAGACCTACAGCCTAAAGGAGTCTGAGATCTCGGCCCTCTTTCACATGGACATCCTTCTCCAGGTTGGCCACAGCAATGAGCAGTGTTATACTTTCTTCTACCTCAGCCTGCAGGATTTCTTatagcctataactccagctccagggagatttgatgccctcctctggcctccatgagcacatATGTAGAGACTTGAAGAcaacatgcagacacacacacatacagacacacacatgcacagacttATGCACAgttacacaattttaaaaatataatttttttagtgTCATACAATACAGTCATACCATTTCACCATTACAGTGAGTTAGAATTTAAGTCATCAGGTGACTGGGAGGACTGAAGGCTCCTCTAATTGGTCTAGCATATCCCCAGGGAATACTGAAGTATCAAAGGAGCGTAACTGTAAGGCTGATCCTGAGAGCACGTACCAGGTAGCACCCACTGAGCTGGCTGTCCTGCTCTCCCTTACAGTCTCGTCTCCCTCCTGTGGCTGGCCTGGCTGTGGCAGACGCTTATGTTCAAATCTACCTGTTCAATCATATTTTCTCTCACTTCTTCCCCTCACTGACACAGGACACAGTGTAATCCCCTCCTCATAGAGTGGTGGGGAAACCTCTGCTCTTGGCTCAGCACCTACCTGAACTTGAAGGAGCTGGACTTGGGCGACAGCATCTTGAACCAATGGGCCATGAAGACCCTGTGCCTCGAGCTGCGGAATCCGTCCTGTGGTATAGAGAAGCTGACGTAAGTGCCACCCAGCCTGGTGCAAGCAATCCTTCCCGTGGCTTCTCCTGCTAAGACAAGGTTCTTCTATAAACCCTGAGGAGATGTATTCTGAGACGATAAGTGCTATAGAAGATCTCTTGCATGAACCAAGTCCCCAGCAGCATGGGTGGCAGCTAACCAAAAGACCTTACAAAAAGAGGTACATGGGTTTGAGGCAAGCTTAATTACTGTGGATTTTGAAGTATAAGTAGGAACTGGTTAGTAAGGAAGAACATGAGAGGAGGACTGTAGAGCCAATAATATAACATGAGGTAATTAGTAGAGGTGTATGATTTACATCATTCTTTGATTACTCTTTAATAACTctaaaaatgtacaaatatatgAACAGCTAATGGTTAAATACAACAAGGGTAACAGCAGTCTGTCTGGGAAGAAGCTGCCGTAATTCCCCTCAGAAGAGGCAGTTTGATGGAAGGAAGAGCAGAATTTACAGGAACAATACAATGGAGAGAGAGCCAAACATGGTGGGGCCCTTAAAATGGAGAGGTTTCCCTTTAAACACTGGAGAGCAGCTTTgttaaagagaaagaatgaggcaGAGAGACCGGAgtgatgggtcagtggttagagcatcacctgctcttgcagaggactcgggtactgttcccagcacccacatggtagctcacggactctataactccagctccaaggaatccaatTTTCTCTTGCCACCTCCATGGGCCCCCGCACATGTGTGGTGCATGTACAGccatgcaggtgcacacacat includes:
- the Nlrp5 gene encoding LOW QUALITY PROTEIN: NACHT, LRR and PYD domains-containing protein 5 (The sequence of the model RefSeq protein was modified relative to this genomic sequence to represent the inferred CDS: inserted 2 bases in 2 codons; deleted 2 bases in 2 codons; substituted 1 base at 1 genomic stop codon) — translated: MTAPEKDNKAILKDQGPEQEQTSGLLAGGDLKDYKAHMIAKFDTSVDLHYISPEMKVLSDAFKPYQKAFRPHTIILHGQSGVGKSALAXNIVLGWAQGKLYQDMSYIFFSVREIKWTEKSSLAQLIPKDYWAPVTKIVSQPERLLFVTFDLDDMDSXLQHDDMTLSRDWNDEQPIYILMYSLLRKALLLQSFLIITIRNTGLEKLKSMVVSPLYILVEGLSASRRSQLVLKNISDDYQRMTIEDALIENQQLFDQCQALSVCSLVCEALQLQKKLGKNCTQPYQTLTSLYATLVFHQLTLKRPSQSALSQEEQITLVGLCRMAAEGVWAKRSVFYDDDLKTYSLKESEISALFHMDILLQVGHSNEQCYTFFYLSLQDFLYTYLNLKELDLGDSILNQWAMKTLCLELRNPSCGIEKLTLDSCELTLAGXEMISTLLLSTASLKCLSLAKNKVGVKSMISLRNALSISACPLQKLILDSCDLTPVSCHILASALFSNQNLTHLCLSNNSLGTEEVHQLCQFIKNPECALQWLMLDNCXIVGDAYGFLALILTNTNGKLTHLSLTMNPVGNSTMKLLCEPCSLGACELTSECCEALSSALSYNRRLNSLNLVNNDFSTSGMLKLCSAFLCPASNLWIIGLWKQQYYACVRRQLEELQFIKPHVVIDGDWYAIDDDDRNWWRN